The following is a genomic window from Hymenobacter monticola.
GTTCTCAAAAAGCAATTGGCGCGCGGGCTGATTCATTGGCCCAAAGGTACCGCCGGGCCGTTGCTTTTGGCTGCTGGCTTTTGCCAATGGTGGCGCCTTTTACCGCCGTACCCGCCCCAAAAACCGTATACTGCGGCCTATGATTCCGCTGATAACCCAAACGCCTCGCCTCACCATTCTGGCCGCCAGCCGCGCGCTGCTCACGGCCGAGCTGCACAAGCCCCACTACTTCCCGGTGCTGCTGGGCGCCGCCCTGCCCACCGACTGGCCCCCCGGCGAGTACGACCGGGCCGCCGCCGAATTCTTTCTTGACAAGCTCACCGAAGGCGGCCGCGACGCCGCCGGCTGGTACGGCTGGTACGCCCTGCGCAAAGCCGAAGGCGACACGCCCCGCACCCTAGTGGGCCACGCCGGCTTCATGGGCCCGCCCGACGCGACGGGCACCGCCGAAATCGGCTACTCCATCGCAGCTGACTGGCGCCGGCAGGGCCTGGGCACCGAACTGGTGGCCGGCCTGGTGGCCCACGCCGCCGACACCGGCATGGTGCGCCGCCTGGTGGCTTATACTGATGCCGACAACCCCGGCTCGCAGGAACTGCTGCGGCGCAACGGCTTCGAGCCGGCCGGCTCCGCCGACGACGGCCGCCTGCGCTTCGAACGGGCTGTGGAGCCGGCGGCGAAATAAGCTATTTGAAAGGGGTGGGGAGGCTTGGGCGTGGCCTACATTTGCCGTATTCCTCCCTCATGCCCGGTTAGTCCATGAAAAACGCGCTGCTGAAATACGGTTCTTTTGCCCTCCTATTGACCGCGCTGGGCTGCAAAACCAGTGGCCCCGCCGCCACGCAGGCCACCACGGCCGACGCCTGGACGCCGAAGAAAGCCGACCAGTGGTTTCGGAGCCGCGTGTGGGCCAATGGGCTGAAGCTGAACGTGCAGGAATCGGTAGATAAGGTGGAGTTTGCCAAGCAGTACACCGCCAACAAAGCCGCCTGGGACAAAGCCTTTGCCTACTTCCGCGACACCAACCTGGAGGAGCTGCCCGTGGGCAAATACCCCATCGACGGTGACAACGTAACGGCGGCCGTGACCGACAACCCCACCAAGGAGTACGCCGACACTAAATGGGAGTCGCACCGCAAGTACATCGACATGCAGTACGTGGTGCGGGGCGCCGAGAAAATGGGGCAGGTGCCCATGGCTTCGGCCACCGTCACGAAGCCCTACGACGAAGCTCGCGACGTGGCCAACTACAGCGCCGAAGGCCCGCAATACGAAGCCAGGCCCGGCACCATCTACATCTTTTTCCCGCAGGACGTGCACCGGCCCAATATCAAAGCGCCAGGTTTCGACAAGGACAAGAAAGTGGTGGTGAAGGTGCGCGTGGCGCAGTAGCAGAGCGGTTTCTGGCCAGCGACGTAGGGGCGGGGCTTGCCCCCGCCCGGACGCGTGCGCCATCACCACAATTCCGGGCAACCGAAGGTCAGCGAAGCTAACGGCGGGCGGGGGCAAGCCCCGCCCCTACACCTTTCGCGGGCAATTGCGCTCATAGCGCTTTGACAGCCAAACCGGCACCGGGGACGTAGAAGGCCGAAGAAACCCTTCTTCCACTTCACTTCCCCTGCGCTATGTCTAAACTCCTGTTTCTCGTTTTCCTGTTTGTGTCGGCCGGGCTGAGCTTGCCCGCGGCCGCGCAAACTGGCACTTCCGACGTGCCGCCCCGGCCCAAGCCGTTCCGCTTCGTGAACGACGAGGCCAACCTGATGGCCCCCGCCGATGCCAAAAAGCTCGACAACGGCCTGCGCCGCTACGCCGACAACAACGGCACCCAGATTGTGGTCGTGACCGTGCCCTCGCTGGGCGGGCGCGACGTGGCCGCCTACGGCAAGGCCATTGGCACCGCCTGGGGCGTGGGGCAGAAAGACAAAAACAACGGTGTGGTGGTGCTCGTGAGCGCCCAGGACCGCAAGCTTAGCATCCAGCCCGGCAGCGGCCTGCAAAGCAGCATCACGCCCGAAGTAACCCGGCAGGTAATGGCCCAGATGGGCCCCAGCTTCAAGCAGGGCAACTATTTTGCCGGCCTCCGCACCGGCCTCAACACGCTGATGGCTGCCGCCGACCCCAACCCGGTCCAGAGCCAGCAGGCCGGCAGCACGGCCACCGGTGCGGGCGCGGCCGCCAGCACCGCTGCTACCGAGCCTTCCTCGTCGAGCCTGGACCAGCCGACCACCACTTCCACCAGCAACGAACCCATCATGGCCCCACCGGCCGAGCCGGCTCCCTCGGGCCCCGGCATGGGTACGTTGCTGATTGGCGCTTTAGTGATTGGCGGCATTCTGTGGTTTGTAATAAAGATGTTCCGCAACCGCAACGCGGCCAACAACCAAGCGCCAGCGAATGGTGGGTATAATAACCCGTCGGGGGGCAATACGCCCAACTTTCTGCCCAACCGGCCCGGCGCCAATGGCCCCGGTGGCTACGGCCAGGCCCCCGGCAACTACGGCCCGGGCTACGGGCAGGCCCCCGCATCGGGTGGCGGCATGGGTATGGGCAGTATTCTCGCCACCGGCGCCGCCGCGGCCGCCGGCGCCTATATCGGCAATCGCATGTCCTCGGGCCACGACACCTCGGGTAACCACTACGCTGGCGACGGTGACAACAGCAACAGCAACTTTAACACCGGAGCCGGCGCGGCCGGCATGGCCGGGGCCGCCGGTGCGGGCACGGGCGCGGCCAGCGACTACTTCTCGGGCCGTGACGGTGGCACCGCCGACAGCGGTGGTACCGATTATTTCTCCGATGCCAACACGGCTTCGGATAACTCGTCGGACTACTTTTCCTCCGACGACAACTCGTCTTACGACGACAGCTCTTCCGGCGACACGGGCGGCGGGGGCTTCGACAGCGGCGACGACAACAGTGGCTCCTGGTGATGGCCTGACGTACGGGACTGCACCGACACTATCGTTGAAACGGGCTCCGATGCATTGTGCGTCGGGGCCCGTTGTGCTTTTAGCCAGGGCCGAAAACGCGGAAACTCGTCCCTCGCCTGCGATGAAACGCCCTATCTTTCGGCCTCACTTCATTGCTAATTCAACAAGCTATGTTGCAAGGACTGCGCACCGTGGTATATCCGGTGGGAGATTTGGCGAAAGCCACGGCTTGGTACAGCGCCGCTCTGGAGCAAGCGCCCTACTTCGAAGAAGCGTTTTATGTCGGGTTCAACGTGGGCGGCTACGAGCTGGGCCTGATACCGCAAAACACCGCCGCCGGCCAGGCCGGCCCCACCGCCTACTGGGGCGTGCCCGATGCGTCCGCGGCCTACGCCCGCCTCCTGGAGCTGGGCGCCCAGCCCAGCGAAGAGGTGCAGGACGTGGGCAGCGGCATCCTGGTCGGCGCCGTGCTCGACCCGTTTGGCAACCTGCTGGGCGTCATTCAGAACCCCCATTTTGCCCTGCCTGCTTAGGTGAAAAGCCAAAAAGCGTCATGCCACGCGCCGCGGAGCATAACGCTCAAAATCATTTCTTCTAATGAATACAAACCCTAATAACGCAGTGTCCTCGGCCGTGCCCGTGCTCGAAACCGAGCGGTTGCGCCTGCGCGGCTTCCGTGCCGATGACTTCGATACCTGGTTTGCCATCAGCCGCAACATTGATTATCACCGCTACTTCACCCCCGAGCCCATGCCGGCCGAGGAGGTGTGGAAGCTGCTGCTGCGCAGCGCCGGCCACTGGGCCGTGATGGGCTACGGCTTCTGGGCGGTGGAGGAAAAGGCCAGCGGCCGCTTCGTGGGCGGCATCGGCTTCCTCAACCTCAAGCGCGACATCGACCCGCCCCTGGGCGACGCGCCCGAAATGGGCTGGGTCCTCGACCCCGGCATTCACGGCCGGGGCTACGCCACTGAGGGCGTGACGGCGGCTCTGGAATGGGCCGCCAGCCACTTCGGCCCGGTGCGCATGGTGTGCATCATGCACCCCGAGAATGTGCCCTCGCTGCGTGTGGCGGCGAGGTTTGGTTTCCAGGAATATGCGCAGACCACGTACCATGGCGCCCCCATTGTGTTGCTGGAACGGCCGGCGCAGTGAGGTAAGAGTTGAAAGTTGAACTCCGGCCTGCCTCATCAAATTGACTTAACTCTTAACTCCCACCCCATGCCTCCCCGCCCCTACATCCTCGCCGAAACCACCTGGAAAACCGTACAGGCCAATGCCTATCAGGTAGTGGTGCTGCCCTGGGGCGCCACCGAGGCCCACAATTACCACCTGCCCTACGCCACCGACAACCTGCAGGCCGACTACGTGGCGGCCGAGGCGGCGCGCAAGGCCTGGGAGCAGGGCGCCAAAGTGGTGGTGCTGCCTTGCATCCCCTTCGGCGTGAATACCGGCCAGCTCGACATTACGCTCGACATCAACATGAGCCCGAGCACGCAGCTGGCGCTGCTGCGCGACGTGGTGCAGGTGCTGGCCCGGCAGGGCATCCCCAAGCTCGTCATCCTGAACGGGCACGGCGGCAACGACTTCCGCCAGATTTTGCGTGAGCTACAGGCCGAGTTTCCGACGGTATTCTTGAGCACGCTCAACTGGTTTCGGGCCGCCGACCGCAACCAGTATTTCTCCGCGCCCGGCGACCACGCCGACGAGCTGGAAACCAGCGCCATGCTGCACATCGCGCCCAATTTGGTGAGCCCCCTCAGCGAAGCTGGCGACGGGGCCGCCAAGCAGTTTCGCATTGCGGCCCTGCGCCAGGGCTGGGCCTGGGCCCAACGCGAGTGGAGCCAGGTTTCGGCCGATACCGGCGTGGGCAACCCCGCCGCCGCCACGGCCGAAAAAGGCGCTGCTTTTCTGGAAGCTTGCACCACCAACATTGCGCAGTTTTTGGTGGAGCTGGCTGCCGCCGACCCGCAGGATTTGTATGAGTAGATTCAGGAAGAGTTAGCGGTGAATAATTAACACCAAGCAGTATCCACTGTTTATTGCTACCTATTCACTGTTTAACTGATTTCATGACCACCCAATTCGATAGTGTGATTTTTGACCTCGACGGCACCCTATGGGATGCTTCTGAGGCCATTGCCCGGGCGTTCCAGGCGGCCAAAAACAGCGTCGACTACATCGAGAACGACGTGACCCTGGCCCAGGTGCAGGCCGTGACAGGCCAGCCCTACACCGTGGTGTATGAGCGGCTGTTTCCGAAGCTGCCGGCCGACAAGCTCGACGAATACCGCGCCCTCTGCGCCCGGCACGAGCTCACGGCGGCCGAGGAGCACGGCGGCGCGCCCTACCCCGGCCTCGAAGACGCGCTGCGCTACCTGCGCGAGAAGGGGTACCGGCTGTTCATCGTCAGCAACTGCCAGCTGGGCTACGTGGAAGCCTTTTTCAAGCACAGCGGGCTGGGACATTTCTTTGAAGGGCACCAGTGTTTCGGAACCAAGCTGCTGCCCAAGGCCGACAACATCCGCGAAGTGGTGACTCAATACGGCTTGCGGGCGCCCGTGTACGTGGGCGACACGCCCGGCGACCTCGCCGCCAGCCAGGGCGCGGGCGTGCCGTTCATCTTCGCCACCTACGGCTTTGGGCAGGTGAGCGAAGCCGAAGCGCCCGTGCGCATTCAGCAGCCCGCCGACCTGCGGCGGGTGCTTTAAAAAAACGGCGTCGGGGCTGCGCGGCCTTTTGCAGACCGTGTCGCAAATGCGTAGTTTTGACGGAATGAAGTTTCCGGCATTTTCCCGCATTACCGTTCACCCGTCTATTTGCAACGGGCAGCCCACTGTGCGCGGCCTGCGCTACCCCGTGTGGCAGGTGTTGGAATGGCTGGCCGCGGGCACCACGGAGTGTGAAATCCTGGCCCGGCACCCCGAGCTGGAAACCGAAGACCTGCGGGCCTGCCTGCTCTTCGCCGCCGAACGCCTCAAGCCCCTCGACCGCTCCGCGCCGGGCCCCGAAGACGAAAACTCGGAGGAGTGGATACTGAACCGGCAAAGCCAGTGGCTGGCCGAGCAGGAGTTTCTGAAGCAGCTCTGGGAGCGTAGCCCGGTGCCGGCCGAAGCGGGCACTGCACCGGCGCAGCCACAACAACTGCGGCCGCAAACGCTCCAAAAATGAGCCGCTGCCAAGCTGAAATCGGTGCGTAGATTTGGGTGCTAAGCCGGCTGCCCCAGCGGGCGCCCGTATGCCCCCTGCCATGTACCAGGAACTCGCGTCCACGTCTTTTCTGCAAGTTGCCTACCGGCCCGATTCGTGCCTGCTCATCGGCCGCTGGCTGTGCTCCATCACCGACGAGCAGCTGCGCGAAGGTTACGAAACCATGCGCCTGGCCGCGCAGGAACACGACTGCCGCCACTGGCTCATGGATGCCCGCCGCCGCACCGACCGCCGCCTCAACGGCCCCGAGTGGGTCGTCACCAGCTTTTTGCCCCGGGTGCAGCAGGAAATGGGCGGCAGGTTGTACGTGGCCTTTCTGGTGCTGCCCAACCACTTGGCCGAAATCGAAGCCGACCCCAACATGCCCGAAAAGTCGCCCGGCGCCTCGGCCCCTTTCCAGTACGCCCGCTTCATTGACGAAGGCGCCGCCAATGCCTGGCTCGACGAGAAGCGGCGCGGGAAGGCAGGGGAGTAGGGCGGGGACGGGGACCCGGTTTGGCATGGGTTGTGGCGTGGACTCTGCGAGTCCGCGCCCGTCAGAGCATATAACCACACGCCCAGGCGCGGACTCGCAGAGTCCGCGCTACAAGTCACCGCTGGCTTTCCTGCGTTTGCATGGGCGTGGCCATTTCCACATTGGAGGCATTGGGGAAGGCCAGGAAGTGCGTGACACGTGGCGGCTCCGGCCCGCTGTGGAGGCTCAGCAGCTGCGCTTCTACCACTTGGTCTTCCTTGGTGAAGCGGTGGTGCTGGCGCTGGTGTTCGCCCCAGGTGGCCACGTAGTAGAACTCGGTGAGGCGCGTGGGGTGGGCCACGTCGGCAAACATGCCGGCGCGCAGGGCGCCGTCGCGCAGGCGCAGGCGCTTGAGTTGCTCGGCCGCCGCGCGGAAGGCCGTCCACTTGGCGGGCTCCACGTGGTACTCAATCATAATCACCACGGGTCCGTCGTCGGGGTCGACGTCGCCTTCGGTTTTGGGGTCGGGCCAGTGCTCGGCAGGCGCCAGGTCGAGGCCCTCGGCCGGACGCATGGGGAAGGGCAGGGCCAGCACGGTGCTCGCCAGCATCCAGCCGGCGGCAATGAGCAGCGAGGTTTCCAGGCTGAGGCGGTCGGCCAGCTCGCCCCAGGCCAGGGCACCCAGCGACATTCCGGCCTGAAACACCAGCATGTACACGCTAATCACGCGCGCCTGCACCCAGCGCGGCACGTTCAGCTGCACGGTGGTGCTAAAGCTGGTCATCACCATCAGCCAGGCAATGCCGGAGAGGAACATCACGGCATACAACAGGTAGATGTTGGCGATGAGCGCCAGGGCCGCGTTGGTGCCCACAAACATGAGCACGCCCAGTAGCACCCGCTGGTTAAAGCTCAGCCGCGAGCCCGCCCGGCCCATCAGAAACGCGCCCGTGACGGCACCCGCGCCCAGCCACGACAGCATCACGCCGTAGTGCCCCGAGCTCAGGTGCAGCCGCCGGGCAATGACCACCGACACCAGCGCCCACATGGCCGTGGCCCCAAACGAAAAAGCGAACGTGCGCACCAGCACCCCGTAGATGGCCGGCGAGTACTGCACGTAGCGCAGCCCGGCCCGCAGCGCGCCCACAAAGTTCTCGGCCGGCCCGCTGACGGTTTCCGGCTCCCGCTTCCAGAAATACACCACCGCCCAGGTGCCCAGAAACGACACCCCGTTCAGCACGAACACCCAGCCGGCCGAGTAATAAGCAATGATGACCCCGCCAATGGCCGGGCCAATGGCCCGCGCAATGTTGTTGCTCACCCCGTTGAGGGTGATGGCAAACGGCAGCACGGGCCGGGGCACCAACTCGTTGGTTACGGCCTGCCAGATGGGCGCATTCAGGGCCGCGCCCATGCCCAGCAGGAAGGTGAACCCCAGCACGCCCAGCGCCGACACCTGCCCGGCCAGCGTGAGCGCGCCCAGCACGGCCGCCACCACGGCCATGAAGCCCTGCGTGAACAGCAGCAGCCGGCGGCGGTCCACCAAATCGGCCATCGCCCCGGCCGGCATGCTCAGCAAAAAGGCCGGCAAGCTGGTGGCCGCCTGCATCATGGCCACGAGCAGGGCCGAGGTGGTGAGGGTGGTGACGAGCCACACGCCGGCCACGTTCTGCATCCAGGTGCCCACGTTGCTCACCAGCCCGGCAATCCAGATGGCCCGGAAAATGGCGATGGTGAACGGCGTAAGCAGCGTGGCTTTGGCGGCGGGGGCAGCGGTGGTGGGCGTCATCGAAAAGCAGTAGGAATCTGCCTGGTATAACAGGCAGGCGGGCAGAATGGCTACCTACGGCTTTGAGGCGGTGGGAGGTTGTAGCGTGGACTCTGCGAGTCCGCGCCCGGGCGCGGTTACTGTGCTGACGGGCGCGGACTCGCAGAGTCCACGCTACAGCCCTTTTACTTACCTCTTCTGCGACGACTCGCGCACCAGCAGCTTGGGCTTGAGCACGATGGGCTTGGGCGGCGTCTGGCGGTTGGGGCCGCCTTTCAGCATTTTTTGCAGCAGCTGCACCGCCGTTTTTCCCATTTGCTCGCAGCGCTGGTCTACGCTGCTGAGCATGGGCTCGGTGAGCAGCGTGAACATCTCGTTGCTGAAGCCCACCACGGCCACATCGCGCGGCACGCGCAGGCGGGCGCTTTTCACGGCCTGAATAGCGCCGATGGCCGCCAGGTCGTTGCTCGAAAACACGGCGTCGGGCCGCTTGGGCAGCCTCAGCAACTGGCGCATCGCCTGGGTGCCGCCCTTCTGGCTCATCTCGCAGAACATTATCAGCTCCTCTTCCACGGGCAGGCCGTGGGCGGTGAGGGCGTCGCGGTAGCCCTGGTGACGGTTTTTGTGGATGTTGAGGTGCAGCGGGCCGCTGAAATGGGCAATGCGCGTGCAGCCCTGCTCGATGAGGTGCGTCACCACCTGATAGGCGCCCTGGTAGTCGTCAATCATCACGGCGCTCACGTTGCTGCCGCTGAAATCCTCCACCACGCGGTCGAAAAACACCAGCGGAATGTTCTGCTGGCGCACGGCCTCGAAGTGGCCGAAGCTCTGCGTGGTGTTGGCCAGCGACACGAGGATGCCTTCCACCTGCGAGTTCATCAGCAGGTCGATGTTTTTCTGCTCCTGGCGAGCGTCTTCGTTGCTCTGGCAAATCATCACGTTGTAGCCCAGCTTGGCGGCTTCGGTGGCAATGCCGTGCACCACCTGCGGGAAAAAATGGCCCGTGATGTGGGGCACCAGCACGCCCAGCGTGTTGCTGCGGCCGCGGCGCAGGGCGGCGGCCAGCTGGTTGGGCTGGTAGTGCATTTCCTCGGCCAGCTGGCGCACGCGGGCCTTGGTGGCTTCGCTCACGTCGTCGTGGTCGCTCAGGGCCCGCGAAATAGTAGAAGGAGAAAGCCCCAGCACTTTGGCCAGGTCAGTGATAGAGGCGCGGCGATGGGCCATCTGTGAGTTGTAGCGAGGTGAAAAAATACCCGCGCCGTGGTTGCTGCACCAACGTTCGCGGGCCCCAGCGCCCGGCCCCGGACGGGCCTACGCGTGGTGCTGACAATTTACCGAAAGCTGCCCGGCAACCCGGTTGTAGGGCCACCGCTTTCGGGCATAGATGGGAATTCAGTCGCAATCTACTAGCCGCAAACGAAACCGGAAATTGCCCCGCGCATTTTGGCCCCGGCTTGGCGCCGCTTCACCGCGCTACTCCACCACCAACCCAAACTTGGCCACCACGCCCAGCAGGCCGTGCAGCGTGAACTTGGCTCCCTGCAGCGGGTTGGTTTCGGGGTCGATAATGAAGCCGGTGGCGGTGGTGAAGTCGACGCCTGGCAGGCGGGTGTTCTGAAAAACCGCGCCGGCCAGCGCACATTCTTGGAACACGGCATTGGCCAGGTCGGCGTCGGCAAAATCGGCATCTTCGAGGTGGCAGCCCACGAAGCGGGTGCCCGGCATGGTGCGGCCCGCAAACGAGGCGTAGCGCAGCTGGCACTGGTCGAAGTGCACGCCAAAGAGCATGTCGCGGCAGGCCGTGAACTGCAGGCCCAGCAGCTTGCAATCGGCGAAGGCCACGTTTTGCAGCGCCGTGCCCGCCAGCTTGGCCGCGGCCAGGTTGCAGCGCTCAAACAAGCACTCGCTGAAGCGGAGCCGGCTCAAGTCGGCCCCGCCGAAGTCGCAATTGATGAAGTGGTATTCCTCGAACTCGGTGTGGCCCAGCAAGTGGCGGGCGTCCCAGCCCGTAGCTACGTTTTCTTCCGGAAATCGGTCGGGCTTGCGCAGGGTGGAGGCGGGCTTGCGGCGGGGCGGCATGGATGGGCGTGAAGTGCGCCGCAAAGAACGTCATCATCTCGTTCAGGCGTAGGGCCTCACCGGCTTCCCCTCTCCCAAGGGAGAGGGGAAGCCGGTATTGCTTCGTTTGGAATCATCAGGCTCCCCTCTCCCTTAAGAGAGGGGTTGGGGGAGGCCCCACGTTAGGCGCTACTCCTTCACTACTCGTTGCACCTCGCTCAGCCCCTCGCCGCGCAGCCGCACCAAGTAAGCACCCGGCGCCAGCGCCGCCGTGCGCTGCGCCAACTCGGCCTGCACCTCGGCGGCCGTGCCGCGCAAGGCCAATACCGGCTGGCCCAGGGCTGATAGCACCTCAAGCGTCAGCGGCCGCGCATCGGGGTTGGCGATGCGGATGTTGAAGGCGCCGGGGGCGGGGTTGGGGAAGATTTGCAGGCGTGCGGTGGCGGCTTTTGAAGCCGTGGCGGCCGTCACGGTGCTGCGGAAGTTCAGCCCCACGAGCACGGGGTCGTGGTCGGAGGAGCGAAAAGGGCTGGTGATGTCGGTGGCTGCGCCGGCCACGTCGTACTCCAGAAATTCGGGCTCGGCGGCGTTGAGGTGCCATTTTTCCACGGCGGCGTGGCCCACCAGGTTGGGCGTGAGCACGGCGTGGTCGAGGGCGCCGCTGAGGCCGTTGAAGAGGTAAGACGCGCTGGTGGCCGGGCTGCCCAGCACAAAGCCCGCGGCCCGCAGAATGTCCATGGGGTCTTCCTCGTAGTTGGCGTTGTAGTCGCCCACGCTCACCACGTAGCGGGTGCCGGCGGGCTT
Proteins encoded in this region:
- a CDS encoding GNAT family N-acetyltransferase, whose product is MIPLITQTPRLTILAASRALLTAELHKPHYFPVLLGAALPTDWPPGEYDRAAAEFFLDKLTEGGRDAAGWYGWYALRKAEGDTPRTLVGHAGFMGPPDATGTAEIGYSIAADWRRQGLGTELVAGLVAHAADTGMVRRLVAYTDADNPGSQELLRRNGFEPAGSADDGRLRFERAVEPAAK
- a CDS encoding YhcH/YjgK/YiaL family protein: MKNALLKYGSFALLLTALGCKTSGPAATQATTADAWTPKKADQWFRSRVWANGLKLNVQESVDKVEFAKQYTANKAAWDKAFAYFRDTNLEELPVGKYPIDGDNVTAAVTDNPTKEYADTKWESHRKYIDMQYVVRGAEKMGQVPMASATVTKPYDEARDVANYSAEGPQYEARPGTIYIFFPQDVHRPNIKAPGFDKDKKVVVKVRVAQ
- a CDS encoding TPM domain-containing protein, which gives rise to MSKLLFLVFLFVSAGLSLPAAAQTGTSDVPPRPKPFRFVNDEANLMAPADAKKLDNGLRRYADNNGTQIVVVTVPSLGGRDVAAYGKAIGTAWGVGQKDKNNGVVVLVSAQDRKLSIQPGSGLQSSITPEVTRQVMAQMGPSFKQGNYFAGLRTGLNTLMAAADPNPVQSQQAGSTATGAGAAASTAATEPSSSSLDQPTTTSTSNEPIMAPPAEPAPSGPGMGTLLIGALVIGGILWFVIKMFRNRNAANNQAPANGGYNNPSGGNTPNFLPNRPGANGPGGYGQAPGNYGPGYGQAPASGGGMGMGSILATGAAAAAGAYIGNRMSSGHDTSGNHYAGDGDNSNSNFNTGAGAAGMAGAAGAGTGAASDYFSGRDGGTADSGGTDYFSDANTASDNSSDYFSSDDNSSYDDSSSGDTGGGGFDSGDDNSGSW
- a CDS encoding VOC family protein, with product MLQGLRTVVYPVGDLAKATAWYSAALEQAPYFEEAFYVGFNVGGYELGLIPQNTAAGQAGPTAYWGVPDASAAYARLLELGAQPSEEVQDVGSGILVGAVLDPFGNLLGVIQNPHFALPA
- a CDS encoding GNAT family N-acetyltransferase; translated protein: MNTNPNNAVSSAVPVLETERLRLRGFRADDFDTWFAISRNIDYHRYFTPEPMPAEEVWKLLLRSAGHWAVMGYGFWAVEEKASGRFVGGIGFLNLKRDIDPPLGDAPEMGWVLDPGIHGRGYATEGVTAALEWAASHFGPVRMVCIMHPENVPSLRVAARFGFQEYAQTTYHGAPIVLLERPAQ
- a CDS encoding creatininase family protein, whose protein sequence is MPPRPYILAETTWKTVQANAYQVVVLPWGATEAHNYHLPYATDNLQADYVAAEAARKAWEQGAKVVVLPCIPFGVNTGQLDITLDINMSPSTQLALLRDVVQVLARQGIPKLVILNGHGGNDFRQILRELQAEFPTVFLSTLNWFRAADRNQYFSAPGDHADELETSAMLHIAPNLVSPLSEAGDGAAKQFRIAALRQGWAWAQREWSQVSADTGVGNPAAATAEKGAAFLEACTTNIAQFLVELAAADPQDLYE
- a CDS encoding HAD family hydrolase → MTTQFDSVIFDLDGTLWDASEAIARAFQAAKNSVDYIENDVTLAQVQAVTGQPYTVVYERLFPKLPADKLDEYRALCARHELTAAEEHGGAPYPGLEDALRYLREKGYRLFIVSNCQLGYVEAFFKHSGLGHFFEGHQCFGTKLLPKADNIREVVTQYGLRAPVYVGDTPGDLAASQGAGVPFIFATYGFGQVSEAEAPVRIQQPADLRRVL
- a CDS encoding DUF433 domain-containing protein, with amino-acid sequence MRSFDGMKFPAFSRITVHPSICNGQPTVRGLRYPVWQVLEWLAAGTTECEILARHPELETEDLRACLLFAAERLKPLDRSAPGPEDENSEEWILNRQSQWLAEQEFLKQLWERSPVPAEAGTAPAQPQQLRPQTLQK
- a CDS encoding MFS transporter produces the protein MTPTTAAPAAKATLLTPFTIAIFRAIWIAGLVSNVGTWMQNVAGVWLVTTLTTSALLVAMMQAATSLPAFLLSMPAGAMADLVDRRRLLLFTQGFMAVVAAVLGALTLAGQVSALGVLGFTFLLGMGAALNAPIWQAVTNELVPRPVLPFAITLNGVSNNIARAIGPAIGGVIIAYYSAGWVFVLNGVSFLGTWAVVYFWKREPETVSGPAENFVGALRAGLRYVQYSPAIYGVLVRTFAFSFGATAMWALVSVVIARRLHLSSGHYGVMLSWLGAGAVTGAFLMGRAGSRLSFNQRVLLGVLMFVGTNAALALIANIYLLYAVMFLSGIAWLMVMTSFSTTVQLNVPRWVQARVISVYMLVFQAGMSLGALAWGELADRLSLETSLLIAAGWMLASTVLALPFPMRPAEGLDLAPAEHWPDPKTEGDVDPDDGPVVIMIEYHVEPAKWTAFRAAAEQLKRLRLRDGALRAGMFADVAHPTRLTEFYYVATWGEHQRQHHRFTKEDQVVEAQLLSLHSGPEPPRVTHFLAFPNASNVEMATPMQTQESQR
- a CDS encoding LacI family DNA-binding transcriptional regulator encodes the protein MAHRRASITDLAKVLGLSPSTISRALSDHDDVSEATKARVRQLAEEMHYQPNQLAAALRRGRSNTLGVLVPHITGHFFPQVVHGIATEAAKLGYNVMICQSNEDARQEQKNIDLLMNSQVEGILVSLANTTQSFGHFEAVRQQNIPLVFFDRVVEDFSGSNVSAVMIDDYQGAYQVVTHLIEQGCTRIAHFSGPLHLNIHKNRHQGYRDALTAHGLPVEEELIMFCEMSQKGGTQAMRQLLRLPKRPDAVFSSNDLAAIGAIQAVKSARLRVPRDVAVVGFSNEMFTLLTEPMLSSVDQRCEQMGKTAVQLLQKMLKGGPNRQTPPKPIVLKPKLLVRESSQKR
- a CDS encoding pentapeptide repeat-containing protein translates to MPPRRKPASTLRKPDRFPEENVATGWDARHLLGHTEFEEYHFINCDFGGADLSRLRFSECLFERCNLAAAKLAGTALQNVAFADCKLLGLQFTACRDMLFGVHFDQCQLRYASFAGRTMPGTRFVGCHLEDADFADADLANAVFQECALAGAVFQNTRLPGVDFTTATGFIIDPETNPLQGAKFTLHGLLGVVAKFGLVVE